In the genome of Methanomassiliicoccaceae archaeon, one region contains:
- a CDS encoding ABC transporter ATP-binding protein, translating into MSEKRGPMDHPGMTVEKPKAFTEAWKKIFSYMGRYRIAVWISIVFAIVGTALILVGPNKLRDLTNLIVEGLVSGNIDMDAVWEIGFFLIAVYAASTILTFVQNYILATVSQKMASKFRTDISRKINRLPLRYFDTSSSGDILSRATNDVDTLGQSMNQSIGLLITSVTMLLGSLVMMAYTNFVMMAVTVLSCVAGFVLMILIMKHSQKYFSIQQENLGNMNGHVAEIYSAHNVVKVYNGQKEAAKKFDSINEELASSAFMSQFLSGLMMPLMNFIGNFGYVMVCIVGAAMVINGEISIGVIVAFMIYVRLFTQPLSQMAQAFTGMQSVAAAGERVFEFIEEEEQSEDSDKPRKLEKVEGHVEFRNVHFSYIPGKEVIHGFSAEVKPGQKIAIVGPTGAGKTTMVNLLMRFYDTDSGDILIDGVSIKEMRRSDVHDLFCMVLQDTWIFEGTVKENIIYCKEGVTDEQVVEACKAVGIHHFIKTLPKGYDTMLDNTTSLSVGQRQQITIARAIVENAPLLILDEATSSVDTRTERAIQNAMDQMTVGRTSFVIAHRLSTIKNSDLILLMRGGNIVEQGTHDELLAAGAFYSEMYNSQFEDGGED; encoded by the coding sequence ATGAGCGAGAAAAGGGGCCCGATGGACCATCCCGGGATGACTGTAGAAAAGCCGAAGGCGTTCACAGAGGCCTGGAAGAAGATATTTTCCTACATGGGCAGATACAGGATAGCAGTCTGGATATCGATCGTATTCGCGATCGTCGGTACCGCACTGATCCTGGTCGGACCGAACAAATTAAGGGATCTGACGAACCTGATCGTCGAAGGCCTGGTATCCGGCAACATAGACATGGATGCGGTCTGGGAGATAGGATTCTTCCTCATAGCGGTCTATGCGGCCAGCACAATACTGACGTTCGTTCAGAACTACATCCTGGCGACGGTATCGCAGAAGATGGCCTCGAAGTTCCGTACCGATATCTCGAGGAAGATCAATCGCCTTCCTCTCAGATACTTCGATACTTCCAGCAGCGGGGACATCCTCAGCCGTGCCACGAACGACGTGGATACGTTGGGCCAGTCGATGAACCAGAGCATCGGATTGCTGATCACCTCGGTGACGATGCTTCTCGGTTCTCTGGTAATGATGGCGTATACCAATTTTGTAATGATGGCCGTCACGGTGCTGTCCTGCGTCGCCGGTTTTGTGCTTATGATATTGATCATGAAGCACTCGCAGAAGTACTTCAGCATCCAGCAGGAAAATCTCGGAAACATGAACGGACATGTCGCAGAGATCTATTCGGCGCATAACGTGGTCAAAGTATACAACGGACAGAAAGAGGCCGCTAAAAAGTTCGACTCGATAAACGAGGAACTGGCCAGCAGCGCGTTCATGTCTCAGTTCCTGTCGGGCCTTATGATGCCTCTGATGAACTTCATCGGAAACTTCGGGTACGTCATGGTATGTATCGTCGGTGCGGCAATGGTCATAAACGGGGAGATCTCGATCGGTGTGATCGTAGCGTTCATGATCTACGTACGTTTGTTCACGCAGCCCCTGTCGCAGATGGCCCAGGCCTTCACGGGCATGCAGTCCGTCGCGGCGGCCGGGGAACGCGTCTTCGAGTTCATCGAGGAGGAGGAGCAGTCCGAAGACAGCGACAAGCCCCGCAAGCTCGAGAAGGTCGAGGGGCATGTCGAGTTCAGGAACGTGCACTTCAGCTACATTCCCGGCAAAGAGGTCATCCACGGATTCTCGGCGGAAGTCAAGCCTGGTCAGAAGATAGCCATCGTCGGACCTACCGGTGCGGGAAAGACCACCATGGTCAATCTGCTGATGAGGTTCTACGACACGGACAGCGGAGACATCCTGATAGACGGCGTGTCGATCAAAGAAATGAGGCGCAGCGACGTCCACGACCTGTTCTGCATGGTCCTCCAAGACACATGGATTTTCGAGGGGACCGTGAAGGAGAACATCATCTATTGCAAGGAGGGAGTGACCGACGAGCAGGTCGTGGAAGCATGCAAGGCCGTGGGCATCCATCATTTCATAAAGACCCTGCCCAAGGGATACGATACCATGCTGGACAACACGACCTCCCTTTCCGTGGGACAGAGGCAGCAGATCACCATCGCCCGTGCGATAGTCGAGAACGCGCCCCTCCTGATATTGGACGAGGCGACGAGCTCGGTGGACACCAGGACCGAGAGGGCGATCCAGAACGCAATGGACCAGATGACCGTGGGGCGTACGTCCTTCGTCATCGCGCACCGCCTCTCCACCATCAAAAACTCCGACCTGATTCTTCTTATGAGGGGAGGTAACATAGTCGAGCAGGGGACCCACGACGAGCTTCTGGCCGCGGGAGCGTTCTACAGCGAGATGTACAACAGCCAGTTCGAGGACGGGGGAGAGGACTGA
- a CDS encoding ABC transporter ATP-binding protein: MILKYISKKEWSLVAVCFVLICLQVYLELEIPGYMSQITTLLTTGGTVGQVMDEGWPMMACAFGSLLAAIVVGAVAAYIAASLSKRIRKMQFDNVEKFSMEEIGRFSLASLITRSTNDITQVQMAFAMGMQILIKAPVMAIWAIVKISNKDMHWTLATAVAVIVMMVTIGIIMVLVVPRFKRVQKLTDNLNQITGEGLSGVRVVRAYNAESYQEEKFEKANEDLTSTNLFVNRSLAVLLPVMTAIMSLLSMSIYIIGAILISAAAGVGERLTLFSDMIVFSSYAMQVVIAFMMLVFIFMILPRATVAAKRIEEVINTEPSIKDGTKTASPEGKEGEIEFRNVSFKYPGAAESVLEDISFKVRKGETIAFIGSTGSGKSTLINLVLRFYDVTGGQVLVDGEDVRDYTLEALRRKIGYIPQKATIFSGTVYGNVNYGDTSDERTMEDVKKAVAIAQGKDFVEKMDGGYEGKIAESGTNLSGGQKQRLSIARAVCRKPEFYVFDDSFSALDYKTDRVLRDALKKETSGVTSLIVAQRIGTIMDADTIVVLDEGHIAGIGTHDDLLKSSEVYREIAYSQLSEEELMK; this comes from the coding sequence TTGATCCTCAAATATATAAGTAAAAAAGAATGGTCCCTCGTTGCGGTCTGTTTTGTGCTGATATGCCTGCAGGTCTACCTGGAACTTGAGATTCCGGGATATATGTCCCAGATAACGACTTTGCTAACCACCGGCGGAACGGTCGGGCAGGTTATGGACGAAGGATGGCCTATGATGGCATGCGCGTTCGGCAGCCTTCTGGCGGCGATCGTGGTCGGAGCGGTCGCAGCATACATCGCGGCATCCCTCTCAAAACGCATCCGCAAGATGCAGTTCGACAATGTCGAGAAGTTCTCGATGGAAGAAATCGGCAGATTCTCATTGGCCAGCCTGATCACCCGTTCGACGAACGACATCACCCAGGTGCAGATGGCCTTTGCAATGGGCATGCAGATCCTCATAAAAGCACCTGTGATGGCGATATGGGCGATCGTAAAGATCTCCAACAAGGATATGCATTGGACGCTTGCCACTGCCGTGGCGGTCATCGTCATGATGGTGACCATAGGCATCATAATGGTCCTCGTCGTACCGCGCTTCAAGAGGGTCCAGAAACTTACGGACAATCTTAACCAGATCACCGGAGAAGGTCTGTCCGGAGTAAGGGTCGTCCGCGCGTACAACGCAGAGAGCTATCAGGAGGAGAAGTTCGAGAAGGCCAACGAAGACCTCACGTCGACGAACCTTTTCGTAAACCGTTCCCTGGCGGTCTTGTTGCCAGTGATGACGGCGATAATGAGCCTGCTGTCAATGTCGATATACATCATCGGCGCGATACTGATATCGGCCGCCGCCGGAGTCGGAGAAAGGCTGACCCTGTTCTCCGACATGATCGTGTTCTCGTCGTATGCGATGCAGGTCGTAATTGCATTCATGATGTTGGTGTTCATTTTCATGATACTCCCGCGTGCAACCGTTGCAGCCAAGCGTATCGAGGAGGTCATAAACACCGAGCCATCGATAAAAGACGGTACAAAGACGGCCTCTCCCGAAGGTAAAGAGGGAGAGATAGAATTCAGGAACGTTTCCTTCAAATATCCGGGCGCCGCCGAGAGCGTGCTCGAGGACATAAGTTTCAAGGTTAGGAAGGGAGAGACGATAGCGTTCATCGGGTCCACCGGAAGCGGCAAGAGCACACTGATCAACCTGGTCCTGCGTTTCTACGATGTGACGGGAGGACAGGTCCTGGTCGACGGCGAGGATGTCCGCGACTACACATTGGAGGCGCTGCGCAGAAAGATCGGATACATTCCGCAGAAGGCGACGATCTTCTCGGGAACCGTATACGGCAACGTGAACTACGGCGACACATCGGACGAACGTACGATGGAGGACGTCAAGAAAGCGGTAGCCATCGCACAGGGTAAAGACTTCGTCGAGAAGATGGACGGAGGATATGAAGGCAAGATCGCCGAAAGCGGCACCAACCTGTCCGGAGGCCAGAAGCAGCGTCTGTCCATCGCACGTGCGGTATGCAGGAAGCCGGAGTTCTATGTTTTCGACGATTCGTTCTCTGCTCTGGACTACAAGACGGACCGCGTTCTCAGAGATGCGCTCAAAAAGGAGACCTCGGGCGTTACCAGCCTGATCGTGGCGCAGAGGATAGGCACGATAATGGATGCCGATACGATCGTCGTACTCGACGAAGGCCATATCGCAGGCATAGGCACGCACGACGATCTGCTGAAGAGCAGCGAAGTGTACCGCGAGATCGCTTATTCACAGCTTTCCGAAGAGGAGTTGATGAAATGA
- a CDS encoding uracil-DNA glycosylase family protein — translation MNVGTELKKTIDVPDGVFLNYIELDPLAIKAIMINEVVPSDPLQDFYGGSDADYLRTTIPLLREAGAAVSSIRDAVQMGIYITNAVKTPKSKSTVDKAEIEISLPYLEKELALFPNVKVIMLMGDVAKKAFNMIAKKVSNKTVVPSIPTYKLRGSEIHYGSIRIIPSYIMTGRNILIEKSKVQMATEDVAIMLDLIG, via the coding sequence ATGAATGTCGGAACTGAACTTAAAAAAACGATCGACGTCCCGGATGGCGTATTCCTCAACTATATCGAATTGGATCCTCTGGCGATAAAGGCGATAATGATCAACGAAGTCGTGCCGTCGGATCCCCTGCAGGATTTTTACGGCGGTTCCGACGCGGATTATCTTAGAACGACCATTCCTCTTCTACGGGAGGCCGGTGCCGCGGTCTCCTCGATCCGGGACGCGGTGCAAATGGGGATCTACATAACCAATGCTGTCAAAACTCCAAAATCAAAAAGCACGGTCGATAAGGCGGAGATTGAAATCAGCCTGCCATATTTGGAAAAGGAACTTGCTTTGTTTCCAAACGTCAAGGTCATAATGCTCATGGGCGACGTTGCAAAAAAAGCATTTAACATGATTGCCAAAAAGGTCTCAAATAAAACCGTGGTGCCCTCGATCCCCACCTATAAGCTGAGAGGCAGTGAAATCCATTACGGGAGCATCAGGATCATTCCGTCCTACATCATGACAGGCAGAAACATCCTGATAGAGAAGTCTAAAGTACAGATGGCGACGGAGGATGTCGCCATAATGTTGGACCTCATTGGATGA
- a CDS encoding demethoxyubiquinone hydroxylase family protein yields MPIFPDPFAGNASKKMTDRELAQAIRLDIASELEAIFLYDAHAAATDNPVAKAVLKDIRDEEKAHFGELVTLMRYLDPKEAELFESGAAEVREVIEELEEEGAIKK; encoded by the coding sequence ATGCCGATATTTCCGGACCCATTCGCAGGTAACGCCAGCAAAAAGATGACAGACCGCGAACTTGCCCAGGCCATAAGACTGGACATAGCCAGCGAGCTGGAGGCCATATTCCTCTACGACGCGCATGCGGCGGCCACAGATAATCCCGTGGCCAAGGCCGTTCTTAAAGATATACGCGACGAGGAGAAGGCCCACTTTGGTGAACTGGTCACCCTGATGAGATACCTCGACCCCAAGGAGGCCGAACTTTTCGAGAGCGGGGCCGCGGAGGTCAGGGAAGTCATAGAGGAACTGGAAGAAGAGGGCGCAATAAAGAAGTAA
- a CDS encoding AMP-binding protein translates to MTAETPWYDLYGNVPRNLEYPDMTMYECLSRSASEGPDTVACEFMGRKVRYSELMEEVDAMAGALHGLGIRKGDRVLVCLPNSPQALISIYGINRIGAVATMIHPLSAREEIKFYLENSGSKTAIVLDMFYPNFPAVDGSGTLKNVIVTSIKDGLGAGKALLYRIVQGRKDPKPKFDGNVLRWNDMMGTGREVELPPISSGKEDVACILYSGGTTGRSKGVLLSNMNINAAAVQTMHMGESGEVGDTMLAIMPVFHGFGLCICVHMVLYMGRTCILIPKFDPKSYANIIIKNKPNFIVGVPSLFELMLRNKRMRNADLSHLKGIFCGGDTLNADLKKRVDAFLKEHGCRTTIREGYGATECVAASCLSLKSEGKQREGSIGVPFPDTLYKIVRVGTTETAHYGEDGEICISGPSVMMGYVDEPEETAETLRVHDDGLKWLHTGDIGCMDSDGYVYFKQRIKRMIVSSGYNIYPSQIENVINSIPSVRSCYAIGIPHPIYSQVVKVFVVLREGTPPTPETKERIMEVCRDKIFKYALPRQIQFLNDMPITKLGKIYHVELEKLCSEIGEPYDPFAPGSAHNV, encoded by the coding sequence TTGACCGCTGAAACGCCCTGGTACGACCTATATGGAAATGTTCCCAGAAATCTGGAGTACCCTGACATGACGATGTACGAATGCCTCTCGAGGTCCGCCTCGGAGGGCCCGGATACAGTGGCATGCGAGTTCATGGGCCGCAAGGTGAGGTATTCCGAGCTCATGGAGGAAGTGGACGCCATGGCCGGCGCCCTGCACGGCCTCGGCATCCGGAAAGGCGACCGGGTCCTCGTTTGTCTCCCGAACAGCCCCCAGGCTCTGATATCCATATACGGGATCAACAGGATCGGAGCGGTGGCCACTATGATACACCCTCTTTCCGCCAGAGAGGAGATAAAATTCTATCTTGAGAACTCTGGCAGCAAAACGGCGATCGTTCTGGACATGTTCTACCCCAACTTTCCGGCAGTCGACGGGTCCGGGACCCTTAAGAATGTCATAGTCACGAGCATCAAGGACGGGCTGGGGGCGGGCAAGGCACTGTTGTACCGGATCGTCCAAGGCAGGAAGGACCCCAAGCCCAAGTTCGACGGGAACGTCCTCAGGTGGAACGATATGATGGGCACAGGCAGGGAAGTCGAACTTCCCCCCATATCTTCCGGAAAAGAGGACGTCGCCTGTATCCTGTACAGCGGCGGGACCACCGGTCGCAGCAAGGGCGTGCTCTTGTCAAACATGAACATCAACGCCGCCGCCGTCCAGACAATGCATATGGGCGAGTCAGGCGAGGTAGGGGATACAATGCTGGCAATAATGCCGGTCTTCCACGGCTTCGGCCTGTGCATCTGCGTGCATATGGTCCTGTATATGGGTCGCACATGTATTCTCATACCGAAGTTCGACCCCAAGTCCTACGCCAACATAATAATCAAGAACAAGCCCAATTTCATCGTCGGCGTACCGTCCCTTTTCGAACTGATGCTGAGGAACAAGAGGATGAGGAACGCCGATCTATCACATCTGAAAGGCATTTTCTGCGGTGGCGACACCCTCAACGCGGACCTGAAGAAGAGGGTCGACGCATTTTTGAAGGAGCACGGCTGCCGTACGACGATAAGGGAAGGTTACGGCGCCACCGAGTGCGTAGCGGCGTCCTGTCTCTCCCTGAAATCCGAGGGGAAGCAGCGCGAAGGAAGTATCGGGGTCCCGTTCCCCGACACTCTGTACAAGATAGTCCGTGTCGGAACAACCGAAACCGCACATTATGGGGAAGACGGGGAGATATGCATCTCCGGCCCGTCGGTGATGATGGGCTATGTCGACGAGCCCGAGGAGACCGCCGAGACGCTCAGAGTCCATGACGATGGCCTTAAATGGCTGCATACGGGGGACATCGGCTGCATGGACAGCGACGGATATGTCTATTTCAAGCAGAGGATCAAGAGGATGATCGTCAGCTCGGGATACAACATATATCCGAGCCAGATCGAGAACGTCATAAATTCGATCCCGTCGGTCCGGAGCTGCTATGCCATAGGCATCCCGCATCCAATCTACTCGCAGGTGGTGAAGGTGTTCGTGGTCCTCAGAGAGGGAACGCCCCCTACGCCCGAGACAAAGGAACGCATCATGGAGGTGTGCAGGGATAAAATTTTCAAGTACGCCCTGCCTCGTCAGATACAATTTCTGAACGATATGCCGATCACCAAGCTCGGCAAGATATACCATGTCGAATTGGAGAAGCTCTGCTCGGAAATAGGGGAGCCGTACGATCCTTTCGCCCCCGGTTCCGCGCATAACGTATGA
- a CDS encoding 2-oxo acid dehydrogenase subunit E2: protein MVHISKTFFQIPGIGSFSMADKRKRGDRKDGVLLRDVDSYHKIMPFLMPRRTECEVFFCESIDMTNLLAYIELKKSEGSNITLFSVFVATAVRTATIRPALNRFICGQRMYERKTVDVGFIAKKYFGDEAEESAIKIPFEKGADIFEVTDKIYSQVHGVREGGSVGSDGVVEKVAKLPRFMKRFIARFLRFLNYYGKVPESISSSDPNFSSIFISNMGSIQAGAPFHHLNEWGTNSVFLCIGKMYEKLCMEDGKVVSRQYIDFAFTVDERISDGYYFARTLDVFREIILNPEVLEKPFSGREVPT from the coding sequence ATGGTGCATATCAGCAAAACCTTCTTCCAGATACCCGGCATCGGTTCGTTTTCCATGGCAGACAAAAGAAAGAGAGGCGACAGAAAGGACGGCGTCCTTCTGAGAGACGTTGACAGCTATCATAAGATCATGCCTTTTTTGATGCCGCGTAGAACCGAATGCGAGGTCTTTTTCTGCGAGAGCATCGATATGACCAATCTGCTGGCATACATCGAGCTCAAGAAAAGCGAGGGCAGCAACATAACGCTCTTCTCCGTCTTCGTGGCAACGGCTGTGCGAACGGCGACGATCAGGCCCGCGTTGAACAGGTTCATCTGCGGGCAGAGAATGTACGAGAGGAAGACCGTCGATGTGGGGTTCATAGCTAAAAAATACTTCGGAGACGAAGCCGAGGAGTCGGCCATAAAAATCCCCTTCGAAAAGGGCGCCGACATCTTCGAGGTCACCGACAAGATCTACTCCCAGGTGCATGGAGTAAGAGAAGGGGGAAGCGTCGGTTCGGACGGAGTGGTCGAAAAGGTCGCCAAGCTCCCCCGTTTTATGAAGAGGTTCATAGCCAGATTCCTTAGGTTCCTGAACTATTACGGGAAGGTTCCGGAAAGTATCAGTTCTTCGGACCCGAATTTCTCATCTATATTCATATCGAACATGGGCAGCATACAGGCCGGCGCCCCGTTTCACCATCTCAACGAGTGGGGGACCAATTCGGTATTCCTTTGCATTGGTAAAATGTACGAAAAACTCTGCATGGAAGACGGCAAGGTCGTAAGCAGGCAGTACATCGATTTCGCGTTCACGGTGGACGAGAGGATATCCGACGGATACTATTTCGCCAGGACACTCGATGTTTTCAGGGAGATCATCCTGAACCCGGAAGTGCTGGAGAAACCATTTTCCGGGAGAGAGGTGCCTACTTGA
- the speE gene encoding polyamine aminopropyltransferase, which produces MKKDDRLPLYGFNNLAKTLDLNLYTVERTVTDDEKKRFISHIDGRYSSSKLRAIMEEICRDIDANILDVSTYDYEPHGASALILLAEEDTNLHMKTVAHLDKSHISLHTYPERHDSIGISTFRVDIALSTCGNISPLSIVDKIFDFFSPDIAILDFNVRGYTRDTDGRKIFMDRKVDSLQECFDKEALEKYVAEDFNFPELRSYYTRMMRKDLLELKKEGEEIWKEVEDIYLESSSGENKSKSWHIEKQSEGADLRIRKEEILYHGISEFQEIEIFDSKTYGKIMVIDGYIMLTEKDEFIYHEMMVHVPMSILKNPKKVLVIGGGDGGSVRELVKHGCLEKIDFVEIDGDVIEASKRFFPSLTCGLGDTRVRTVVGDGIKFVSETEETYDLIIVDSTDPYSGPGEGLFTSSFYRDCSRILSDGGILVNQHESPYYDEDAALARKMHLMMRDIFPVCTAYQAFIPTYPSGHWLFGFASKGADPLADAVPGRMDSIDTKYYNDEVRRASFALPNYVKMLLK; this is translated from the coding sequence ATGAAAAAAGACGATAGATTGCCCCTTTATGGTTTTAACAACCTGGCCAAGACATTGGACCTCAATCTCTACACCGTAGAACGAACAGTTACAGATGACGAAAAGAAAAGATTCATATCCCATATTGATGGCCGCTACAGCTCTTCCAAGCTCAGGGCAATAATGGAAGAAATCTGCAGAGATATCGATGCGAACATCCTGGACGTTTCAACTTATGACTATGAACCTCACGGCGCCTCGGCGCTGATACTTCTGGCCGAGGAGGACACCAACCTCCATATGAAGACTGTGGCACATCTCGACAAGAGCCACATATCCCTGCATACCTATCCGGAACGTCACGACTCCATCGGCATTTCTACATTCAGGGTGGACATCGCACTGTCGACCTGCGGCAACATCTCGCCCCTATCTATCGTAGATAAGATATTCGATTTCTTCTCTCCGGACATAGCCATATTGGACTTTAACGTGAGAGGATACACTCGGGACACCGACGGAAGAAAGATCTTCATGGACAGGAAGGTCGATTCCCTGCAGGAGTGTTTCGACAAAGAAGCCCTTGAAAAGTACGTTGCAGAGGATTTCAACTTCCCCGAGCTGAGGTCCTATTACACCCGTATGATGAGGAAAGACCTCCTAGAACTCAAGAAAGAGGGAGAAGAAATATGGAAAGAAGTTGAGGATATCTACCTGGAGAGTTCCTCAGGAGAGAATAAATCAAAATCCTGGCACATAGAAAAGCAGTCGGAGGGTGCCGACCTCAGGATAAGGAAGGAAGAAATTCTGTATCATGGCATAAGCGAATTCCAGGAGATAGAGATCTTCGATTCGAAGACGTACGGAAAAATAATGGTCATAGACGGCTACATAATGCTCACCGAAAAAGACGAATTCATCTATCACGAGATGATGGTCCATGTTCCGATGTCCATCCTTAAAAATCCAAAAAAGGTGCTGGTCATCGGAGGGGGCGACGGAGGCTCCGTGAGGGAGCTGGTGAAGCACGGATGCCTAGAAAAGATCGATTTCGTAGAGATCGACGGTGACGTTATAGAAGCGTCGAAAAGGTTCTTCCCTTCGTTGACATGCGGTCTGGGAGATACCAGGGTCAGGACCGTTGTGGGTGACGGTATAAAGTTCGTATCCGAGACAGAGGAGACATACGATCTGATAATAGTGGACTCCACCGATCCGTATTCTGGCCCGGGAGAGGGCCTTTTTACTTCAAGCTTCTACAGAGACTGCTCGCGTATCCTCAGCGACGGTGGGATATTGGTCAATCAGCACGAGAGCCCATACTATGACGAAGATGCCGCATTGGCGAGAAAGATGCACCTCATGATGAGGGACATATTCCCGGTCTGCACGGCATATCAGGCTTTCATCCCCACATATCCATCGGGC